One region of Esox lucius isolate fEsoLuc1 chromosome 17, fEsoLuc1.pri, whole genome shotgun sequence genomic DNA includes:
- the LOC105017089 gene encoding E3 ubiquitin-protein ligase NRDP1-like isoform X2: MGYEVTRFQGDVDEDLLCPICSGVLEEPVQAPHCEHAFCNACITQWFSQQQICPVDRSVVTLAHLRPVPRIMRNMLSKLQIACDNAGFGCTAVLRLDQLQSHLRDCQHNPKRPVQCEHGCGLEMPKDEVSSHNCIKHLRGVVQQQQGKIADLEKTAAEHKHQLAEQKRDIQLLKAYMRAIRSANPNLQNLEETIEYNEILEWVNSLQPARVTRWGGMISTPDAVLQAVIKRSLIESGCPPSVVNDLIENAHERNWPAGLATLETRQMNRRYYENYVAKRIPGKQAVVVMACENQHMGEDMILEPGLVMIFAHGVEEIL, translated from the exons ATGGGCTACGAGGTCACCCGGTTCCAGGGGGACGTGGATGAGGACCTGCTGTGTCCCATCTGCAGTGGAGTCCTAGAGGAACCTGTACAG GCCCCTCACTGTGAGCACGCCTTCTGCAACGCCTGCATCACCCAGTGGTTCTCACAGCAGCAGATATGCCCGGTGGACCGCAGTGTGGTGACGCTGGCCCACCTGCGTCCCGTGCCCCGCATCATGCGCAACATGCTCTCCAAGCTCCAGATTGCCTGTGACAATGCCGGCTTCGGCTGCACCGCTGTGCTGCGCCTGGACCAGCTGCAGTCCCACCTCAGGGACTGCCAGCACAACCCCAAGAGGCCCGTCCAGTGTGAGCACGGCTGTGG ACTGGAGATGCCTAAAGATGAGGTTTCCAGCCACAACTGCATCAAACACTTGCGCGGTGTGGTGCAACAACAGCAGGGCAAGATTGCCGACCTGGAGAAGACCGCTGCTGAACACAAGCACCAGCTGGCAGAGCAG AAACGGGACATCCAGCTGTTGAAGGCATACATGAGGGCCATCCGCAGTGCCAACCCCAATCTACAGAACCTAGAGGAGACCATAGAGTACAATGAGATCCTAGA GTGGGTGAACTCCCTCCAGCCGGCGCGTGTCACCCGCTGGGGTGGAATGATCTCCACACCAGACGCTGTCCTTCAAGCGGTCATCAAGCGCTCGCTCATCGAAAGTGGCTGCCCGCCTTCCGTCGTCAACGACCTGATCGAGAATGCCCACGAGAGGAACTGGCCTGCCGGTCTGGCCACGCTGGAGACCCGGCAGATGAACCGCCGCTACTACGAGAACTACGTGGCCAAGCGTATCCCGGGGAAACAGGCAGTGGTGGTGATGGCCTGCGAGAACCAACACATGGGGGAGGACATGATCTTGGAGCCGGGCCTGGTCATGATCTTCGCCCACGGGGTGGAGGAGATCCTATGA
- the LOC105017089 gene encoding E3 ubiquitin-protein ligase NRDP1-like isoform X1, translating to MGREREREREQNERDKGLQGDWLSVGCSDCQRRGRGQKREGKKEIWRDELCRKAPHCEHAFCNACITQWFSQQQICPVDRSVVTLAHLRPVPRIMRNMLSKLQIACDNAGFGCTAVLRLDQLQSHLRDCQHNPKRPVQCEHGCGLEMPKDEVSSHNCIKHLRGVVQQQQGKIADLEKTAAEHKHQLAEQKRDIQLLKAYMRAIRSANPNLQNLEETIEYNEILEWVNSLQPARVTRWGGMISTPDAVLQAVIKRSLIESGCPPSVVNDLIENAHERNWPAGLATLETRQMNRRYYENYVAKRIPGKQAVVVMACENQHMGEDMILEPGLVMIFAHGVEEIL from the exons atgggcagagagagagagagagagagagagcaaaatgAGAGGGATAAAGGCTTACAGGGCGATTGGCTTTCAGTTGGATGCAGTGACTgccagaggagagggagaggacagaagcGAGAAGGCAAGAAAGAAATATGGCGAGATGAACTCTGCAGAAAG GCCCCTCACTGTGAGCACGCCTTCTGCAACGCCTGCATCACCCAGTGGTTCTCACAGCAGCAGATATGCCCGGTGGACCGCAGTGTGGTGACGCTGGCCCACCTGCGTCCCGTGCCCCGCATCATGCGCAACATGCTCTCCAAGCTCCAGATTGCCTGTGACAATGCCGGCTTCGGCTGCACCGCTGTGCTGCGCCTGGACCAGCTGCAGTCCCACCTCAGGGACTGCCAGCACAACCCCAAGAGGCCCGTCCAGTGTGAGCACGGCTGTGG ACTGGAGATGCCTAAAGATGAGGTTTCCAGCCACAACTGCATCAAACACTTGCGCGGTGTGGTGCAACAACAGCAGGGCAAGATTGCCGACCTGGAGAAGACCGCTGCTGAACACAAGCACCAGCTGGCAGAGCAG AAACGGGACATCCAGCTGTTGAAGGCATACATGAGGGCCATCCGCAGTGCCAACCCCAATCTACAGAACCTAGAGGAGACCATAGAGTACAATGAGATCCTAGA GTGGGTGAACTCCCTCCAGCCGGCGCGTGTCACCCGCTGGGGTGGAATGATCTCCACACCAGACGCTGTCCTTCAAGCGGTCATCAAGCGCTCGCTCATCGAAAGTGGCTGCCCGCCTTCCGTCGTCAACGACCTGATCGAGAATGCCCACGAGAGGAACTGGCCTGCCGGTCTGGCCACGCTGGAGACCCGGCAGATGAACCGCCGCTACTACGAGAACTACGTGGCCAAGCGTATCCCGGGGAAACAGGCAGTGGTGGTGATGGCCTGCGAGAACCAACACATGGGGGAGGACATGATCTTGGAGCCGGGCCTGGTCATGATCTTCGCCCACGGGGTGGAGGAGATCCTATGA